A region of the Larus michahellis chromosome 4, bLarMic1.1, whole genome shotgun sequence genome:
CAGAAATTggcagaaaattatttgaaacGCTTTTAAACATGACACTTCACATTCTTTTTTTGTTGACAACATTCCTCTGTTCCTTAACTGTACAGGGAAGAAGCCCGATGCTGTGAATTTCTGGCTTGGCGAATCAGCTGCTGTGACGTCTTGTACGTATTTTGTGTTGCTGTAAGTCTTCCCTGTGCTTTCAGCACAGGTTTAAGCGGGCTTGTTTTGAGTTAGTGGCTCCGTAGGACTGCGTGTATTTTCTGACAAGGCAGTTCCACTTTGACatgcttttttcattctttcttttgcaCTTCTGCAGCCTCTTGCTGCTGTGTCTCTGGGTGCATCTACCTGACATTGTGTCAGGCAAGGCGCTGATAATTTGCTTCGTTGAATACATTTGCTACATTATATTGTTACTTTCCACTCTCGCCGGCCGCAAGAGGAGAAAGCAGCCTGATAACGAGGACAAGCTGACACTTTCAGTTTACTGGCGTTTCTGATGTAGAGAAGGAAGCAACGctgattttctctctttctcaacatctcttttttttttcctcaatcttAGTACATAAAGATCATTATGAGAACTTGTACTGTGTGATATCTGGAGAGAAACATTTTCTACTGCATCCACCGAGTGACCGTCCCTTCATCCCATATGGTACATAATTTACTACgtaatatgtctggaggctggaaGGAGGAGAGACTGAAATATTGAAAGatacaaaaaaggaaacagataacAATTTGATGTTTATGCAGTGTCACGCTTTCCAGTGTGAATAGAAATCTCTTCTATGTCACTGCAGGTAGTTTGTAATACGAACATTATTCTGAGGTCAGGTTTTCCAGTCCTGTAAAGTCGTAGGTTCATTGATACTCTCTTCAGCTtcagaatatttaaataattcaagTATCTTGTCAGTATTGTGGCATGTCATTGCTGATATTTAACAGGTTTGTGTTCTGCCTGCTTATtcttttctctaggaaaaaagtcaggaagctgaaaaataagTTGTCATTTGATGAAACATTCAGGTTACGAACTGAATCTCTGAAAAgtggagaaatgaaaaaagattcTTATGGCAGCATTACTTTGcattgctcattttctttttctttatattgctTTCCTGTGTGCACAGTAATAGTTTGTTATGTTGCAGTGTCATCTAGAAGATGGACAGCTTAACTTTATGCCTTGTAAAATTACGTTATTTTCCCATTCCTTAACTTTCAAACCATCAGATCAAGTGAATGCAGAGTGCTATATGGCACTAATATAATTTTGCCTAGATATGTGTGCtgctacaatattttatttatactggTGTTATTTTGTTTACAACcttgaaatcatagaatcgtagaatggtttgggttggaagggacttttaacgtctcagcctgtcttcataggagaggtatgTATATGACTGTATGAAATATGTGTGTATCATATAAGTCATACTTTGTAAAATGAGTTCCTGTTAAAGCATAGAACAGCGATAATGCTTACATTTTAATAGTGTGTTGTAAAAAGACAACATCTTTTTGAACATCAAGTTAATGGAGAGAAACTCTCTCAAGGGAGGACTCAGAAAACCACATGTGCTGAAGCAATGAAGAAAAGCAACTGGCGGTACCAGAAGCAGTTGATGAGCCTTATCAGACAAAATTAGAAGTGAAAGGCTGGTCACAAGTCAGTAATAACTCTCGTGAGTGCTATCTTGCTAGACTGACCTAAGAATATAGAACAATGTGTAAGTAAGTCAAAGATGCATTTATGACTTCCAAAAGGGAAACAAGACAGTTACTGGAACGAAATAGGACCAGGAGTAAAATGGGTTTTGAGGAGAATAATTCCTGTGAGGAAAGAAGGTTGGAATTCCAAACAGGAAGGCAATTCATTATTCagactgacttaaaaaaaaagaaaattaagaaactgGTTAAAAATTGAAATGGATAAAGGGAAGGACAATGAGGACAGTAAGttgaaaatggttttgtctttatttttcttttactgtgtgAAAGCGTGACATGACTTGCCATTAGTTTCTCTGAGTACTATTCTGATTTGTGccatttaattatttctgtggTTCCAGAGCTCTATCAGCCAGCAACCTACCGGGTATCAGAAGATGGCTCATTTGAAATTGTGGATGAGAAGAGTGAGGAAAAGGTAAAAAGTATCTAAAGAACACAATCAATACATTAAAGGTAGTTTTGGGCACTGCTGAGCCCTCAAACTGAGCATATTGATTAATACTTAGAAATCCTTCGTTACTGGAAAGAGAATGCCCAGATATTTCACTTGTATTTTACTGTTTGCAAATCATACCTAGGTTTCAGAAAAGATTTGTACTGCACACCTGAACCCGTTGATATCATAAACTGTCTTCCTTGCACCAAACTTAAATAGATTCagtaaaggaattttaaatgaatCAACAATAAAGGAACTGATTTCATTAAGACTGAAATAGACTCCTCTGCATTCACTTTCTTTTGGCCCTCTACTCAGGGCTGCATTTTGCTTTACAGCAGTATCACCCAGTGCAATAAAACATACCTATCTCAACGAATAAATTGTGTTCTCCTAGAAGTATCAATATTTTTTTGGTTAAAATCTATAGATCTGCAGGCACTTCACAAAACCTCAGTAGCCTTTTGTATGTAATCTCTCTCCTTTTGTCTCTGCAATGTGTGACTAATGCCACAGCTGAACTTGGGCTgtggctttttctctgtttccagaATGGTGCTCATGGAATCTCATGGGAGCATTCCTGTAACACAGTAAGGTGGAGTGCTGAGGTTTATAACTCTGTAGGGCACAGAACAAGTGAATGCAGGGAAGAGGGATTTCCCAGCAGGAAGAGGGGTTTTAGCTGGTGGGGATAGAATTAgaccagagagctttagaagaaaggaATTTCTAAGAGGAGTGGTGCAGATGAAATATTCAGGTACTGAATCCAGGAGGAACAAGTGACTTAAGGGACTGGAGGTGTTTTGAAAGTATGCCATGAGACTGAAATTTCATGGCTGACATTTAGCATCTTTTCCCTAATTAGAAATGTGTCGCTGAAGGAGGCAAATTTTTGCATCCTTGACCTATTCTGAGTTGAATGTGGAAAGCTGCATAGCTGTATGTGTTTTGCTAGGCAAAACACGTGTTTTGTAACCTAGTAAGTTTGGTTATCGGTTGTTTTTCTGGAAGCTTGCTGGAATTTTTTGCCAGGGTCAGTACCATATACATGCTTCTCTGCTTTTAGGTGCCCTGGATACCCTTGGACCCCTTGAATCCCAATCTGGAACAGTACCCAGAGTATGCTCAGGCAAAACCTTTGCAGTGTACAGTGAAAGCTGGTGAGATGTTATACCTGCCTTCTCTCTGGTTCCATCATGTTCAGCAATCACATGGCTGTATAGCAGGTAAAATACACAGTATTTCCAGATACGGTTTTGAGCTGTGGTAAGTGTGCTGCTAGATACCCCACAGCAAAGCATAACTGGGACTAAAGGTCCCTTTAGGATCATCTACCTCCCCTCAGGAGGAAATAGCAATCTCGACAGATGCAATGGGGCTACCTCCTTGCAGTCTCTTTTGCTTATAATTCGTAGCATTGTTGACAAGTGCTAGGGATACAGCAGAAGAAGAAGTCTGTCTAGTTGTCAAGGCTGGAGAAGCATAGTGATCATGATCCAGTTTCTGTTCATGATGTGGAGCTAAGCAGTTTGCCTAGCCTGATAACTGCAAATTGGTCATCTGCATACCTTTCACAAAAAACCTGCATGGTGCGTGTGCCATTATCACATCAGCACAAAAGGttctgggggaagaaaaggaaactagAAAGTGTGTGAGTTTTAGGCATGGATGTAGACACAACACGTTATGTGAGCTGGAACCTGCTGTGACCCAGTCACTTACCTTGCTAATAAGCCAATGCTTATGTTGCTCTTCCCCTGCACTTAACAAAAGACATGTCATGTCTGTCTTTGTAAGATTTATCATTATCTCTCTCTAACTTCTTTTTTCCATCCCCAAGAGAGTTCTAGAATTTCAAGCATTGCTCATTTGGTGCAGGTGAAGGGGTGGGGATGGTGCACAATATTATCATTACGTTGCGTAAGTTTTGCAAGGTTTGAGGAAAAGTTTTTTGCTGTCCTTTGCCTGAAATAATCCTGTCTGTCCAGGCAGAGTAAATAAAGTATTCTGAACAACATAACATTAGTATTTGTGTAACACTGCAAATactgcagggcttttttttttttcttcagtattagcGATACTGTGATAAAAAGACAAGCTAGCAGTAAAGCAGTATTTCTAATTCTCTTTTCCCAGTACTGCTGCATCAGtccttaaacatttttttggaaaaagtagAGTTGTTTCCAGCTGCAAGCCCCTGGCTACTCTCTTTTTCTCGGTCTAGCAGAAATGCTAAAGAATTGCCAAGTTTATTTGGCCTTTGGTCTGTTAACTGCATTACAGTctgaaaacacttgaaaaatcaaTATTGTCTGGGTCTGGTCCAGGGGATGACTGAAGCTAGAGTATATCCTCCTCCAAGAACCATTGGTACAATATTATACTGCTTGGCTTATTTTTTTCTAGCAGACATACactaaaattaaaatgagaagctGAATTAAAGCACTGTCTAATTGATCACCATTGTGAAGTAGTGGCGAATTTGTGATCCTTTAAACACTCAGAGGAAGAGAGGTTCCTATCCAGATATTAAACTTTGCAGTGTATTTGGTATTTTTGGTCTAAATAGAAGCATACATTTTCTGTTCCTAAAATTTTTGCCAGCTTCTGCTCCAAGGAATCCCCAGTGTAGGCTCTGAAGAGGAGTTGGTTTGGGTTAAGACAGAGTTGTGTTGGCAGCACTGTTAAAGAACTCTAATGTTTGCTTATGTTGTTTTTGGCTGTAGTCAAAGATTTGCTATTTTCAAAGTTCAGTCAGTAATAAGGAAAATCCAAACTGTGTAAAACAGTCTATGAACACGTTTGTAAATCATTACATTCTAGCCttagaaatgtttttgctttttcttgtctcCTCAGTGAATTATTGGTATGACATGGAATACGACCTTAAGTACAGCTACTATCAACTCCTAGACTGTCTCACAAAAGCCGTGAATGTGTTATAGCAGAGGTGGGGGACTCGACCTCCTGATTTTTCTCTCTGGTGTGGTACAATCAATCATCAGCATCTGTGACTGGAGTACAAACatgatttaaatgaaaagaacTGAACATGAAATTATCCTCAACAATGTCTGTCAAATGAATCACAGATATTTTGCTTGATTCAGAGTCCAGATCAATTGGCCAGGTTTTTTGGCTTGTAAGTAGAAGGTTTGACAATAGCATTTTTAGGTCTTTGTATGTTGCCTCGGTGATGGTGAGCAAAGTAAAGTTTGAAGGGAGGGAATCCAGGTTTTGGAAATCCCCAAACAGAAGCCATGACTGTTTGTTTAGATCTACAGACTCTTTTCATAACAACCCAAGTGACAAGGAGGAATTTGCTCTGCCATCCGCCTGTGCGTCAGGCTGCATCAGTCCAACACATGCATTCCACTTAAGGAATTAAgcgatgcattcctgtccagctgTAATTAACTAAGTTCAGTGGCTGTGGTGTTTTGACGGTGAGAAATTACAACTTCTGCAATAAAAGGTCagtttaaaagcttatttttgtactaatttattactttttttccaaatgatgtGATGAGTGGAGGACACCTAGGAGGACAGGAAAAAGTCAATGCTGGCTATTTTCCATGTTAAGCTACatgtttttattgctgtttttttatttctttctaccGTTGTATTTAAATGTAGCTGCATTGTCTGACATCCTAAGTGGCGATTTTAGAGTTGCTTTGCCAGATCTACGGTCAGTCTGCACATCAGCTCTGGTGTTCTGGCATGACGTGATTCTGCAGCTTGCAGGCTCATTGGTTGTTTCATTCTTTTGCCATTAATTGCCACCTAACACGTAGTCAGGCGAGTTGTGTGAACCAGGTGCCTATTTCTGCAGCCTTAATTCCCATCTGTATTTCCACAGAACGGGATGAGACTACTCACGTGTCTGAGGTCCACAGAGTAGGACTAGAAGGCTGTTAAATACACAGACATTGCAAAAATGAAGTGTCGTTTATGAAAACCAAAAGTTGGTATTTATCATCAAATCTTCAAACAGTTCCTTAGAAATGTTAGtgatattggggaaaatttattttccatatattAATTAGGAAAATGCAGATAACCTTTAGGCAAGATTGATTATTAcgaagaaaaaaaggtaataattcttttattttgtctgtttatttttttaagaaacacagtTAAAGCTTAAAGCATCATTTTACCTTGTGGTGCTTGTCCAAAAATTGCTGAAAACTCAAGAGGGACTGAGGGCAGGCTTTGTTTCCCAGCTAGATTAACATGTCACGTTACATCAGGCTTTCCAGCTTGTGTTTGCTGCGCCTTGGAAAAGGTGCCCAAGCCAGTTCTGCAGTCGAATCCGGACTTTCCCACAGAGGGAAAGGCAATTTGAATATCTCTTTTTGtcactttggggtttttgatTTAGTCTCTCTCTATAACCAAAAGTAAGACCGCACGCCAGGAACAAATGACAGCTTTTGTCTGTGCAAGTGGATGGTGTTACTGTACCACCTCTGAGccgaagtgcctggagggaggcGTGTTCTGAACTACGTCTCCCAGCAGACCGTGCTTGCGGGCTGAAGGAAGCAGTCACGGTGGTTCCTCCTGGACTTTGGGCAGAGATTTTAAGTCTGAGAGGCGACAGGCTCCTGACGATCCTCTTCCACGCAGCCCGTGTGTCTCGCCACAAAAacagagcagctcctctccccgccAGCAGAGCCGGGATGGCGGTGCAGGTGACGGTTCTGCCTTCCCCCAGGTGTCTCTTTGATGACCCCGTGCAGATCTGTGTGGCCGGTCTCCTGCCACAGCAGGCGGTCACCCTCCGAGCCAGCCTGGTGGACGAGAGCGGGGAGCTTTTCCAAGCCCACGCTCGCTACAGAGCTGGGAGCAGCGGAGAGCTCGACCTCAGCCGCTCCCCTGCGCTGGGGGGCAGCTATTCAGGAGTGGAGCCGATGGGGCTGCTGTGGTCTCTGCAGTCTAAAGCGCCCTATAAGCGGCTGGCAAAGAGGAACGTCCTGACCCCTTTCTGTGTGGACTTTGAAGTGTatgagggacacggggacatgagCCACTTGCTGGGAAAATGCACCAATGAGCGATGGTTTATAGGAGAGGGGGTGAAGAGGATTTCGGTCAGAGAAGGTCGTCTGAAAGcaactctcttcctccctcctggtGAGTTTTAATTCTGTTCTGGTTTTCCAGGTGTGACTTATGCAACGTATTGGGTCCCATGGCCCCTGGATGCACTTGGCAACCCAGAGCGAAGCCTCAGCTAATGGTTCCCTCAGCCTGTGCTTTGTCTAGCTACTTTGGATCCTCACAGCAGAGCAGGGGGAGCAGGCGTTGGCCAGGCGGGTGAAGCGCTGAGGCGGGGGTGCATGGAGGGCAGCAATGGTAATACAAGGCATGTCCTGTTTGCTCTAGCTGAGGGGGGTCAGGACCTCTCCTGCAGTGAGAGGTCTggggaaaaatgtgtttatttcttaGCTCTTCTGTTTAGCTGATAGTTCAAAGAGGCCCCTGGTCTTCGGCAGAGCTGTGAGGCATGATGGCTCCAGCCGTGAAGTAAGGAATGACAAGGTGTGGTGGGACCACTGGACTCAGGCTGCAGCCAGCCTAGGCTACTCCAACAGCTGCCATGGATCTTCCTGCAGGCTCTGGACTTGTCTCTCTGACTCTCTCTTTGgataaggaaaagacaaagaaagaagtTTCTACCTAGTTGAGCAGCTTAACTGCATGGGATACTTAGGATGGTgggagagaaatgagaaaagcaaGGTCTTTAATTAAACAGGTGTCATATTCCACAGCTCCATATGGAGACAGTGCGGAGACTGGATCCTGTGTAAAGCTTCTCTGAGCCCTGAACTGTTTATGTTCCTTGACCATCTCTTAAATGTGAATGTCTTGCTCTGTAATGAACAAAAAGTCCATTGCAGCTGCTGTGACACCAAATCTTGTAAGGGAGCTCTGGCTCTAAAAATGGGCAGAGTAGTGGCAGGAAAGGAAGGTCCTATGGCTACAGGAGGAAA
Encoded here:
- the JMJD7 gene encoding bifunctional peptidase and (3S)-lysyl hydroxylase JMJD7 isoform X2, with amino-acid sequence MAEGAALRAVRGCLAAFPREARELGWTESIPYLDRAPSPLEFYREWVSPNKPCIIRNAISHWPALKKWTSAYLREAVGPKVVSVAVTPNGYADAVFQDRFVMPEERQMPFMDFLDIVEKKVTSPNVFYVQKQCSNLTEEFPELVCDVQPDIPWMSEALGKKPDAVNFWLGESAAVTSLHKDHYENLYCVISGEKHFLLHPPSDRPFIPYELYQPATYRVSEDGSFEIVDEKSEEKVPWIPLDPLNPNLEQYPEYAQAKPLQCTVKAGEMLYLPSLWFHHVQQSHGCIAVNYWYDMEYDLKYSYYQLLDCLTKAVNVL